From Phenylobacterium montanum, the proteins below share one genomic window:
- a CDS encoding thiamine pyrophosphate-dependent dehydrogenase E1 component subunit alpha — protein MQLSRDDLKRAYRLMFTIRAFEERVDKEFALGNIPGFAHVYLGQEASGVGVCFDLSDEDWIGSTHRGHGHCIAKGCDVKGMMLEIMGKAGGLCGGKGGSMHIADMSKGMLGANAIVGGSPPIAVGAALTQKVGKTGKVAVAFSGDGASNQGTVFEALNMAVVLQVPAIFVFENNGYGEHTASSYAVGAPSIADRVQSFGLPCEVVDGMDFFAVREAMGRALEHARSGRGPYALESRCKRFLGHFVGDPQAYRTPEELAEARAADALPRFRFGVTEAGLLSQDELDAVEAAVLAEIEDAVQVALAAPFPDPGRDLTRDVYLKYA, from the coding sequence ATGCAGCTCAGCCGCGACGACCTGAAGCGCGCCTATCGCCTGATGTTCACCATCCGCGCCTTCGAGGAGCGGGTCGACAAGGAGTTCGCCCTCGGCAACATCCCCGGCTTCGCCCACGTCTATCTGGGCCAGGAGGCCTCGGGCGTGGGTGTCTGCTTCGACCTCTCCGACGAGGACTGGATCGGCTCGACCCACCGGGGCCACGGCCATTGCATCGCCAAGGGCTGCGATGTGAAGGGCATGATGCTCGAGATCATGGGCAAGGCCGGCGGCCTCTGCGGCGGCAAGGGCGGCTCGATGCATATCGCCGACATGTCCAAGGGCATGCTGGGCGCCAACGCCATCGTCGGCGGCAGCCCGCCGATCGCGGTCGGCGCGGCCCTGACCCAGAAGGTGGGCAAGACCGGCAAGGTGGCCGTGGCCTTCTCCGGCGACGGCGCCTCGAACCAGGGCACCGTGTTCGAGGCCCTGAACATGGCGGTGGTGCTGCAGGTGCCCGCCATCTTCGTCTTCGAGAACAATGGCTACGGCGAGCACACAGCCTCCAGCTACGCGGTCGGCGCGCCTTCGATCGCCGACCGGGTGCAGAGCTTCGGCCTGCCGTGCGAAGTGGTCGACGGCATGGACTTCTTCGCTGTGCGCGAGGCCATGGGGCGGGCGCTGGAACATGCGCGCTCGGGCCGGGGCCCCTACGCCCTGGAATCGCGCTGCAAGCGCTTTCTGGGCCACTTCGTCGGCGATCCCCAGGCCTATCGCACGCCGGAAGAACTGGCCGAGGCTCGCGCCGCGGACGCCTTGCCCCGCTTTCGCTTCGGCGTGACCGAGGCGGGCCTCTTGAGCCAGGACGAACTCGACGCCGTCGAGGCGGCGGTGCTGGCCGAGATCGAGGACGCCGTCCAGGTCGCCCTGGCCGCGCCGTTCCCCGATCCGGGCCGCGACCTGACCCGCGACGTCTACCTGAAATACGCCTGA
- a CDS encoding ThuA domain-containing protein — MADLKRRVDCVLIAGGKFHDIDFARLEILKLLAEDDRVRVRVFEDYSNIEAIRAADLLVSYTCDVTPSLAEQEALRAWLENGGRWYALHGTNSILRFLSSGLVDSPRWAPHFMRTLGSMFIAHPPIAPYRVSVADPDHPLVQGVEPFDADDELYLSECYGDLHVLLDTEFEGEATGFVESRWEKARRPVFYIHGVGEGAVLYLTLGHCRGHYDMRPLIDFYPVPEKGAWALPVFYDLLRRGLAWAKAPALSQEAST, encoded by the coding sequence ATGGCCGACCTGAAGCGCCGCGTCGACTGTGTGCTGATCGCCGGTGGCAAGTTTCACGACATCGACTTCGCCCGGCTGGAGATCCTCAAGCTGCTGGCCGAGGACGATCGTGTTCGGGTCCGGGTGTTCGAGGACTATTCGAACATCGAAGCGATCCGGGCGGCGGACCTCCTGGTCAGCTACACCTGCGATGTGACGCCAAGTCTCGCCGAGCAGGAGGCTCTGCGGGCGTGGCTGGAAAACGGGGGCCGCTGGTACGCCCTGCACGGCACCAATTCGATCCTGCGGTTCCTGTCGAGTGGGCTCGTCGACAGCCCGCGCTGGGCGCCTCATTTCATGCGGACGCTCGGCTCGATGTTCATCGCCCATCCGCCCATCGCCCCCTACCGGGTTAGCGTGGCCGATCCGGACCATCCGCTGGTCCAGGGCGTCGAACCGTTCGACGCCGACGATGAGCTCTATCTGTCGGAATGCTATGGCGACCTGCACGTGCTGCTCGACACCGAGTTCGAGGGCGAGGCGACCGGCTTTGTCGAGTCGCGGTGGGAAAAGGCCAGGCGCCCGGTCTTCTACATTCACGGGGTCGGCGAGGGCGCTGTGCTCTACCTCACGCTGGGCCACTGCCGCGGCCACTACGACATGCGGCCCCTGATCGATTTCTATCCGGTTCCGGAGAAGGGGGCCTGGGCGCTGCCGGTGTTCTACGACCTACTGCGCCGCGGTCTCGCCTGGGCCAAGGCGCCCGCCCTCAGTCAGGAAGCCTCCACATGA
- a CDS encoding SDR family NAD(P)-dependent oxidoreductase has protein sequence MDLGLKGLKAVLAGASKGIGRATAQVLAAEGCDVSICARDGVAVAATVSVLRPMGARAFGEAVDMTDNAAYRAWVARAADQLGGCDIFISFASAGGGPATEESWKAVFDLDLMATYRGVEAAMPYLEKSKAGSIVALGTTAALEEFFGPQAYNATKAAVINYASALSQQLAPKGIRVNTVSPGPTYIDGGAWDAIKTHMPPVYERTLNAIPMGRLGDAEEVARAIAFVASPASPFMTGTNLVIDGGLTKRVQY, from the coding sequence ATGGACCTGGGTCTGAAAGGCCTGAAGGCTGTGCTCGCGGGCGCCAGCAAGGGCATCGGCAGGGCGACGGCGCAGGTGCTTGCGGCCGAGGGCTGCGACGTTTCGATCTGCGCGCGCGACGGGGTGGCGGTCGCGGCGACGGTCTCAGTTCTGCGCCCCATGGGCGCGCGGGCCTTCGGCGAGGCCGTCGACATGACCGACAATGCGGCCTACCGCGCGTGGGTGGCCCGCGCCGCGGACCAATTGGGCGGCTGCGACATCTTTATCTCGTTCGCCTCGGCCGGTGGCGGCCCAGCCACAGAGGAAAGCTGGAAGGCGGTGTTCGATCTCGACCTGATGGCGACCTATCGCGGGGTTGAGGCCGCGATGCCCTATCTCGAAAAGTCGAAGGCCGGTTCGATCGTCGCCTTAGGCACGACCGCGGCCCTGGAGGAGTTTTTCGGCCCCCAAGCCTACAACGCGACCAAGGCGGCCGTGATCAACTACGCTTCGGCGCTCAGCCAGCAGCTGGCGCCCAAGGGAATCCGGGTGAACACCGTCTCGCCGGGGCCGACCTATATCGACGGCGGCGCCTGGGATGCGATCAAGACCCATATGCCGCCGGTCTACGAGCGGACGTTGAACGCCATCCCCATGGGCCGGCTCGGCGACGCTGAAGAGGTCGCGCGGGCCATCGCCTTTGTCGCCTCGCCGGCGTCGCCGTTCATGACCGGGACCAATCTGGTCATCGATGGCGGGCTCACCAAGCGCGTCCAGTACTAG